The genomic region TGTGCTCGATTACCGGTTTGATGACCTTGAACGAGACAAATCGCAGGTTGTGAAAAATCCTATTTTCAATTGGAGCTAGAAGGATTCAAAGAGGGTCTGGGAAACAAAGAGGGTCATAAAAGAATATTAAAAACGTAACTATTTTGCCATATACAAGCCATTTAGCAGAGATATCAACATCATTTGAAAAAGGGGCGTTCCCGAGCGCTCGGATTGGCTGCAGCTGTGATACGGCGGCCATTGTGCTTCGATGGTGGAGTGTCGTTTTCCAACAGCGTGTTTCCTATCAAGCACGCGGATGCAAGTAGAATAGATAACCTTAATTCTCTTGCTACCCACAAAGATACGGTATGCGCATTATGGTTACTTCTTGCCAGCAATTACCGGGGAATATATGGATATGTTTTTAGTTTCTTCCCGCGCTGTGAcaggttttcctttcctcccaTGTCAAACGGCCGTTCGATAACCTTCCCTTGGCGAGAGGATATCACTTCGACCCACGACGGGATACGCAGATGTTGACCGTAATTCGATCCAGCGAACAACCTGGgaaaacaacgacgatatttgtTTGCCTTCACCATCGCCGATATACACCCTCGCACCAGCCGAGAATAATGGAATGGATAGCATTAAGCTTCAAGAGCGACAGAAAGGGATAATagaaaatgcaaagaaaaagtTGATAGTTTAGTTCCGTTGTACCAGAACGTTTGTCCTTCTGTGTGGTCTCCAATGTGGCGGAACTTTTTCAAGTGTCGGAACTATTTGATCCTTATGTTACCGTTTTGGTAGTTGATCTTTTTTCGGGTCGTGCGTATAAGTATTTCCCTTGGATTGTGACACTGAGCATGTTGAACTATAGACATCACCTTCCATTccgtttcttttctcttctttttctttactggtttgtgttttctcGTTGGTATCGTAATCGTGGTTCGCAAGCAACAGAAAAGTAGCATACATGATTCGATTCGGAAATTCAAACTCAATCACGATGATATCTATCAAACAATCCTCGTTCATCTCCTTGCTACTCGTTGCTCAATCAAGGACGGGCGGTTCCAAATTATAAGCCGCTATGAATTATCTTCTATCTTTCGTAAACGGCCGATAATCCACCAGTCAGCCAAACGtgctactgctgctgatggtgttgGTGATGGTCGTGTCGGCAGTACCCTGTGTCAACACACTACACTGGCCTGGGCACGGATTTTCGGCTATGATTATTCTATTAACGGTATCGATTACGACACAGCCTATTGACACTGCGGTTTCCAGTAACGGCTAATGGATATTTTTTCGACCTTAAACTGAACTGAcggaataaaaatgtttacccCCAAAACCTGACTGACACGAGTAGCTGTCGAACTTGCCGCGCCATGGAACACACTCGCTGGCGCGATCTGTTTGCTGCGTGCGTGTTTGGCTTTCTGTTTCTAATCCGCTTTCTCCTCCCTAGATCCCCCAACATTTGGTAGCATTTGAAAGTAAATTCAAACAAGTTAGGGTAGAGTACGGATTAGCAACGAATCGATTCATTGGAGCACAAGTCATCGTGTATTTCGTCACCAGCAATCCTTCGATACAATATCGGAGGCAAACTCATTTGAATGCtaaatttttgcttttaaGATGTCCTCCTtaggaattttatttttttatttttgtgtatGGCAGCTAGAGAAGGATGAacgatttttcttcgttttcgaagagttttaaaatgtaatattttaaaaagaaatcagattaaagaaatggaaagcggcctcaaactcaaaaacaaacaacatataaatgacaaaaaaaaacatttcatcacTATGATACATTCGACGAATTTTCATTCTAGGATATTTTGGCAAACCACAGGACACAGTTGTAAAATCTCCCAAACTTGTAACCATAGCCGATTTGTAGCCCTCGGTAGCACGCGATTACAAACGTTGACAGTAAAGCGAAGGAATTCATATTTCTTGCCATAAAAATTTACCAATGGTTCTATTTCCAACCCGTTCGATTCGAAGCGTCTCACTACCGTCGGGTCACGTCTCTCGTACAgatctatttattttccttttcacccGCAACATAAAACAACATCCGAAACGGTATTACACCCTCCCTCGGCCAGCAACGGTCCTTGTCGTCCCGAGAGCCGAACCATCTGGAAAGTGTGACAGAGCTGGGGAAGGCATGCAACGacaaaaaatgtgaagcaaagCATTCACGCGACGAAAAACCATTCCCAAAACCTCCAACCACGATCGGGGAAACCCattcgaaatgaaaacatccATATCGAGCTTGCAGCAGGGTGTTGTCCTCCCTTCTGACATTCCCAATGGGCGGTTTCCTTGGGCAGCCGAAGCCGTTCCATCGTGGAATTGGTAAGGTCCGCTACTCCGGAGGGCCCGCTTGGGGCCTTCTAGGGATGCTGGTtgcgtatttatttatttatcttcaGCTAATTGATTTTGTGTCACATTCTGTTTGCACAAGGAGTATATATTCGTGCGTGAGTGGCGTGCTGGACGATGATCCGCGCTGCACGCGGTTGAGATCTCTTCGACGAACCGACGGGTGATCGACGGTAATCTTGGGAATGGCGATCACTCCAGGAGCAACAAGTAAGATCAATTGCATCAGCAGTTGAGCCTTCGgggtaaaattttatttctcaagAAAGTAACAAATACCATCAGTGAAAATGTAATCAATTTTTGTGTTCTATTTTCGATCAAGTGGGTAAGTAATCGATCCAAACGAATGACATTGAACGACATGTATATTCAATGTCGTTAAGTATGGATTGATTAATATGTTTTGAAGTTTGGAGTATTACCAATCGTGATATTtgtattttgtaaaatttactTACTTTTTATGGCTACCAGTATTGAGAAGTTGGTTCAAAACATTCCATGGTTCAGGTTAACAGATTTTCTTATACATTACAGTAGGATAACGTGTCCGTGTGTTGTGGTTCATAGACGACTCCTGCAAATCATGAATTAAAATACCCTATTTATGCCATATAATTATAATTTACTTAtataagttttaaaatgtttgctaaAAGTTCTCTCAAATATGCCAACTAATAAAGAAAGTCTTTGTAAAAGTAGTGACATGTCAGAAAAGTATGAATAttaaagtaataataaaatttaaaacagtaAGTATAAATTCATCATCAAGTTTTACGAAACATCTCAAACATTTGTAACATAATATTTATAACATAATATGTTAAATATCTTTATTATAAAATTACTTCTTTGCGCATAACTTCCAACCAGATTTGGCTCGATCTCAAATGGCGCAACTTTTGCCAGTTCTGTATCGACAGCTCGCCGGTaacaaattttccttttccgggcCACAAACCTCAAGCCGTCATCTCCGTTCGGATTGTTGTTTACCATCgctcggaaaagaaaacaaccgaatGATAATTCtacattatttgtttattccGTTACTAAATCGAACAACAAAGCATTCGACTGCACAATCTCGCGCGTAATTCCGCCGAACACGATGTTTAAATTAAACCGCCGGCGTCTGAGCGTTGCGTTATCATTTTCAATCTTTCGTCTCGAGCGTCCAAAAGGTCCGAAGACAGAAAAAGTAACGGAAAGGTGTACTACCGACGCGCAGGCAGCTCCTTGGCGGCTTCGTCCGTCTCGTTTGCTAAGTAAACATACCCGAGCAAGCAACGAAACAATTTTCTTGATCAACATTGTTGTGTTCTCATAACATCTGGAATCGCGATCGGACACCGACTGCAAGATCAATACGTCTATCAAACACGTGTGTTCTGAGGTTGCATCGGAATCTGCGCCAGCTATTCGGGGAATCGCATCGTATAACGATACTATTgagaagattttattttgaagaaGATTTTATTacgttttgaaaataacacaatgatttaaaatttttgttgtttgtaaaaGTTATATTTTAACAATGGCTTTTGTGACCAGCATAAAAACCTGATTATGTATTTTTGAGTACACAAATTTCTAAATAAtacacaattaaaaaaaagtttaagaaCATTCTCAATCATAGCAAAATCAGAATTAGGAAATTTTGTCATTTGCGTTTTGTGATCGAAATGGCGATCGCTAGTTGTCAAACGATAGGAACTGATTACAACACGTTCAGATTGCTTTTTGGCAGCTCTAACCTTTCCCATCCCCAAAAAAACTAGGATACGAGGGGTGACTTTTCCGATTTACCGCCTCCTGGAACATGGAAATGGTAACTGCTAAGGCACATTCTCccccaagaaaaaaaaacacctaacTCACCATGATCAttcaaaagaaagagaatGTTTCCAGGAAAAAAGGGTAACACCGAAAAAAAGGCAGATACCTTGAAACGAGCGGTCCTATCCATTTGGAACGTTCCGAGGGGTGTCGGTATGTCCATCCATCCTGGTCACTCGACCCGTTGCCATCTCTCTTTTGCATTTTCGGGGCTATGCGGCTAAAATCGGTTGGTTTTATCAACCACATGAGCCGCCCCACCACTAGCGCAGCGTTATCAATCAGAAATCGAAATTCGAAATCGAATTCTAATAAACCGTATTTAATGTACATATAATGGGCCGGATTGATAAAGCGCGTTAGTCACAAGTTGGGCTGCCGCGAACGAAGCTCGAACTTCTATACTTGCCGGTGCATGGTGTATCAGTTGCATATCGTTGTTGATTTGATTGAGTTTCTGTGTGCTTTCCGCCGATATCCCCTATGAGAAGTGTGCTAGTGTCTAGAAGTGCGACTGGGGTGTATAATAGGATAGTGCAATAAGGATCTGAATAAGGCAACTCAGCGAAAGTGTTCTAATGATTGGTAGTGAATACTAGGTAGTGCATATACGAGGATATAATAAGACCAAGTCTAGTTGCAAACCCGGcaagagaaaatgaaaatgggaTCATCGAAGCGAAAATCTTCCTTCCGTATCGACGATATCCTGCACCATCAGCGTGTGGAGCAGAACCGGCTGTACCAGCACGGAATGCGGCATGCGTCCCCAAACAGTCCCGCCAGCCCAGCGCATCCAGGACTTCCGGAGCCAGGCGGGAGTTCGTCGGTTAACATCGGAACCACCAACTATGGATCGCTGGCGGGTCAAACCGTACCGGCCGACCTTAGTCCGGTAGGGCCACGCAGTCACTCGTCGCCCTCACCCAGCATGGCCCAACACAGCCCCCTGGGGCTCACCGGACCCCCACCTCAATCTTCCACACACGGCACACCACGTGCGGAGTCGCCGAAAAAACCGACTGCCATGTATCCCGGATTGCTGGACTTTTCCAAGAACGTCATCCCGATTCCGCTACAGTTCGGTGTTCCGACGTTTAGCCCCCTTAATGCCGCCTATCTCGAGCACTATGCGTCCGTGTTGCACAAAGGTAGGATGCGCTTATAATGTGTTGTATCCGTTGTTTTCTTAAAGCAGGTATcggaaaacaataataaatcatcgtaaaaaattaaagttttcCGGATGGACTTGAACACAATTTTACATCGCTAAAAGTTTTCTGTTAGGGAAAAAACCTCAATAAATGGCAGATtcgtacttttcatgaaatttTAATATGCTTGCGATATCTTTTCCCATACGCCTCTCAGAAATTGGTCCATGATCAGAATGGCATATTCCCGTCGGTTTGTGCTCGAATTTCGCCCACAACCGGTTCCTTCcgtaaaagaaaatgataatgattGAGCTTGTACGTGTTTGTTATAGCATTAATTTTACTAGAAAAACATTATCCAGAACCAgagaaattttccttttttttatcaatttttgaaaaacaaattgttataCAGCATTTCGCGGCGTGATGAACCCTTTTTAACCCCGGGCCAAAACTTTGTTGAAACGTATCATATTGATCCCGCGATAAAAATCAAGAGACTGATTTTTAACAGTTTTGTTGAATTAAGTTAAACTCCTACATGTCTTTGGCTCTGTCAGAACAACTCTTCAGCTCATATGTATggaagattttatttaaatttttggcaAGTACGTAAAGTGACGTATAGTTTTGAGCACTGAGCACTGAGCACTGAGCTTCAATTCCGTATGTTAATTTAGATGAGCTGTTAGTGATAAAATCTATCGGCTTAAAGACGATGGTTTGTAACGGTGATGTAATTCTAAAGCCATGAGAAACAACAGGTATAGTTGAATTCGACGtagaaaaataacaattgGAATCGAAAGTACCCCGCAAAACCGCCTACTGTGCTTCAATTGGCAAGCGGTATTAACAGCCCCCGGCGAATGATTCAGCATTCCGCAAAGGATGATGATTCGTCGTTCGCAAGTATTTCGCAAACGTGAGGTGATTAAATTTAGAAATTGCGGTGTATCGATTAAAACCCTAcggaaagcgaagaaaaaaagcacaacACACACTTATTTTGCCAAATCAGCTCAATGAGCTTTCTAGCAGGCGTTCGGGGACCTAAATAAAGGGCGAAAAGCCTGTCGTAAAAGCAACGATCAAAGCGATTCGATAATGCCCCTTATGCCCTCTTATCGGCGTGAGCAAATGTGTTCTCGGCACGAGATTCGTGTCCAAAACAGGCGTAAAAGGGCCATGCAAGCCAGGAGTTGGGGCAAATGGGGCAAAGGCTCCGCTGCGCTCCCGAAAGACATCCTGGGAATATGAATGCCTATCAAAGTTCCGTGCTCGGAGCGGCGCAGCGACCGCTGGTGCCTAATCCCTCGGGCCACGGGAACCACCGCTTTGCACCGGGAGGAAGCGCCGACGCGCGAATGGGGCAATCGGAGCCGAATTAACTTTGTACTCGGCCCCCGGAGATGAAAGGTGCCGCCAACGAGGAATCGAACGAGTAATCTTTCACCTGCAAGATTTATTAATGCAACCGTACCCGTTCCGCCGACTAATCGAGCTGCCAATTGATTTACGGCGCTATCGCGGCTGCCTCCGGTTCTCGGGTGATCATGGGGACGCAATATatgggttgttgttgttatttgcaCGGTGACGATGTTGGTGATAACGGATGGCCGGGCTACCGTTTGAGAAGAGAGCGACCCGGGGAAGCTCGGTTCCGGGAGGCGGATCAAGCATTCAATGGCGGACACTTGATTTGTGACAGCAAGGAGAGGTTGCCCGCTTCCGTTGGACGGCGTGATGGAAGTCCCAACAATccgggaaactccatatgtTTTCTCCTATAGACTGCAGGAATTCTTGTACGTCTTGCTCTTTGTTAATTGTTAATACAGCAACAGCAAATTGTGAagtattaaacaaaaacaaatattcttcTTGCCATTGGTTGAAACTGGTGGTTAATTGTTAATTTTTAGATTTTAACTTGTCATATTAAATTGACCCTACAACGGTTGAGGGACAGTCTGAAGAAACTAGTGTAAAGGTTAATttacacacataaaaaaattaaagagtaTAATAATCTCAAATCAGGAAGTAATTACACCATATTTTTATACGAAATAACCTAACATTGTTACAGttgctttaaaataaaacacaaataagtatttaaaaaatatgtcatAAGCAATCATCTAGGCAAATTGAGCAGAATGAAgggatttttttaactttttaccAAAATAATAAGATCTACAAAAATGTCGCTAACATGAACTTtataaactaatttaaatGAGTTGATCGCATTCTAACACAATTAGTTTCCCTTCCATCGTCTCCTTGTTGTCAACAATAAATACTTTTATATAAGAAAAAGTatgcattttgattttttagctTATTGAAAAAGTCATAGCGCATAAAGTGGCGTGAATTATAACTTTGGATAATTGGACGATCAATAGATTTTCTCGTCGAATTAACAAGATATCATACATAGAAATATCCTAGCGAGTCTAGCCCGATCGCATCATCTGCATACAAGCGGTTCAATGCtgtcccacacaacacgaagtcgtattaagttgaataaattgaatctcatattagtatatttcgaatcggaatcgcagtatgcatagacaatgtacgagcaatgtatattctttgttgcatatgatgccgattaagaatgtaatacgattttctttatgcatacgtatagatatacgaacaatgtacggctgatgtagatcgtaagtcgtatatgttgccgacttagaaaatatacgactaaacgtatacattttgaacaatgtacggttagcgcctccacttttgtacgtataggcattattttagcatcatttacgattcaatcatattgcatagaagtacgattatttcaagttgatattcgatttacatgcatatgtgttgtgtggggttTGCCTTGTCAGACCCTATTCACCTGATCAGACTGGCGCCGCCAGTATTATGCTGTTTGTCGATTGCATAGGACAACCGGCCGTCCTTAGTGCCATGGGCTCGATACGAAGTTCGACTAAGCATCATTAAACATTTGGTGAACCATAAAAAGATTACCCGATCGGGGACAATCTTAGTTCGGGGTTTCGGGTCCGTATATTGATACACGCACGAGTTCAGTAGCTCACGAAGAGGCAGGGATCCGGAGGATCGCTGATGGTTGTATTACAACAGTGTAAGCAAACGCATATGCAAACAGAGCCCTGTCTGCTGCCACTGACGCCACTGACGGTCAActattcttttttctatctctTTTGCGCCGACCGACTCGAAATCGATCTTCAACGCGCAGAAGGGGTTTGATGGTAAATTAAATAAAGGTTGATGGCGCCAGAGCTAAATCCCAACCTCAAATAAGCGCGACACTGCATCGCCCCAATCGTTCGAAAGCCTTTGAGACACTGCTGTAATAAAACGGTACAAGACTCATTTTCCCGATGTATCCCGTTGTGCGTGAGAGGGTGAACTCGGCACACTGGAGCCGCCAATCGAACTCGCGGGATTAAGTGTCGTTCATCTTATCATAGATCACACACGGGGTCCTACTATACGCGTTTCCCTATATGGAATAGGttgagtaaaaaaaaccgttcGGGTTGAAGTACACTCTTGGGTGGAAGAATTTATCGTGTCATCATCGATCGACCAGCTCAACAATTCGGCCCGCTGAATGATGAGCAACTCTTACCCAAAAATCACTGATAAAGTCTGGGCGGTATACGGCAGACAGGCGTCGGATTTCCAATCACAGACCGACCGAATTTTGTTACGCACTTAATTGTTTCACCCCAAAAAATCTATATACCCGTCATAGATCGGAGCCGGAGGTGTTCTGGCTGGCAAACATAGTACCCAAAAAGGTGTTGGTGAAGGTTACCCAATTGAGTGTGGATATAtgatgttattttatttttttaaccaacATTCTCTAATACCACCATTGTAATGGCTGGAAAACGCCACCGTTCCGAGAGGTAAAGTAAAAGGCTCGTAGTTTATCTATCACCTAGTGCCAGTGCCAGTGCTGACTCCATCCTTCCGCTATCGGGGATTAAGGGTTGCCTCTTTGAGCAAACTTTGCGTCCCCGAGCCGACCGACACCCGCGAACCGGGCTGTATGTGCTTATCATGGCGTTGTCAGACGTTTTCGGTTGCCTTAATCATCCCGGGAGACGCTAGCGGCATTCGATCACATCGCACATACATCATCGTCCGTGGGTTCACCAGCACGCGTGTGAAGTGACCGATGCGACGATACCGCGTAATCACTGTTTGATTGACAAACGATTATCAATTTGACATTCGCTCACCTTCATCGGTATCAGCCATCGAAAggtgtgataaaaataatgtgCATGTAGTGTGTAAGGCCTGCCAAAATCACAGCTGGATTACGCCAATACGGAGATTTGCACAGTACACGGGCTGCAAAAACATGGCACAGCCACGACGGATTTGTTGAACGTATAATGGTATCACGTGGGAAAGTACAAGTTCAAGAAGAATTTGGAGTTATCGAAAAGTCCCCTTTCGACCTTTCATTATTCGTTAATTTGTATTCTACCTCTAACATTTGTGTGCATTGATAAGTTTTTATGAAAACGGCCACATTTATTAGAGTGGTAACTCACTGCTGCTGCACTAAGTTTGCTAATTCATTTCAAGCCCTCGATTGTCGGTCCACGGTGTAAATAAATCTTAGAGTATCTACGGGATATACGTTGGACTTTTCAAATGAATCATTAGAAACGGACACCCaaataaaagtttaatttacaAAGGCGAACATGTCTCTAATGGTTCCTCAAATTCCTTAAAGCACCAGATTTTGTGGTAATTTTGAAAACTTATGTTGCAATaaagaaaactaatttaattatttatttattttttttttatttgcaaaaaatgcaaaatttgcTTAGCATGTCAATTAATTTCAAGAAAAAGTTGGATTCTCCCACGGAATTTAGTATTTCAGTGTTTTTCTAAAGAGCAATGGATTTGCAGCCAATTTCTCATACGTTAAGGTAATAAGTTGTTTCACCATCACTTTGGGTAATCACGGCCGCTGTCATGTGGCTCAAACACCTCAAAGCCATAGATAACGGCCGTGTCATAGGCCGAAACCGAACTGTGTATTCCTACCTTTTTCCCACCCGCTCGGTATGCTGTGACACTGTGTCCTCACGGTTTCGAGCGGACGTTTCCGCATGGACGAGATAAAAATACACAGTATCGCTATGTTGATGGGCCCGCGGCACTGCGACCTGTTTGGCTTTATCGTTTCACTCGATTAGCGAAAATTGCACCCTAAATGAACAGTGATTTTGTTGCCACCGGGCAAACAGGCCCCGACCCGCAGCTCTCCCGCCAACCGAGCCGGCTCCCGTGTGTGGGTTAATCTTCTTGGCCGGCTGTTTATCGTCGAACGTATCGGTCGACAAAGCAAACAAGCGTCCGGAACTGCAGGCGGAAGGAGTCGATCGATGGCCAACCGCATCGTGAGCTTGTGTGTATGGCGTGTTTGACGTGTTGAAGTTGCTTCCACAGTTCCGGGCGCCTACGGCGCTGCGTTGCGAGTTCTTGCCCAATAGAGTTCTTTCCCGGAATAATTGAtacaaattaaatcaattcCACCCATCCTCAGGATCATTGCAGAGGTTGATAGAAAAgataaacattcaaacccGTGAAGAGCTCGCCAACGGCCAGCGAGTCCTTCTCTGGTTCGTTACGAATTCGGCACAGGAAATGGTGCTATATTTGTTCCAATTGTCTTGCTGCCCCTTTGGGAATTAAACGAAGCGAATTTTCTTTAGGATTCTACGAAAATCTCTCTGTTATTGTTGAGGGATATTCTGctatcaaaaacttttggcGTCGAAGTAGgctttgtattgtttttaatattatccTCCCCATTCCTCGATAGTTGACGATGTGCATTTGATCCCATCTTCCACAGCTTCCCCTCGTGTTTGGCCGTTCTACCCCCATCCGTACAGCTACCTACTTCCCGGTTGCGGTTCGAAACGCAAGGGTGGCCAGGTCCGGTTCACGCCACAGCAGACGCAAAGCTTGGAGAAGCGGTTCTCCAACCACAAGTATCTCTCACCGGAAGATCGGCGGAATCTGGCGATCCAGCTGAAGCTCAGCGATCGACAGGTACAGAGCATCACATTAATCCTTATCTTACTACTTTCATGATAAAAGGATGCTGaaagtcttttttttttttgtgcacctCCAGGTGAAAACATGGTTCCAAAATCGACGCGCCAAGTGGCGTCGGGCAAACAATGGCTGCCAGTCATCGGAGGGGCTCGGTTCACCGCACAGCCATGGGGATCCGGCCAAAGCTCCAACCGAGGTCGGTGGATGTGGTACCACTGGGTCCGGTCGGGCACACAAATATTCCTCCGATGGCTACGACGACGAAATCCCCGAGGGTGGACAATTTGCTCGGTCGTCCAATCACTCCACGCGCCGGTCTTCGGTGGATTATGATTGCAAGAGCTCGGACAACTATTCGGAACCGGATGATGGCTCGAGCGAGGAACAGGAGAACGACGTGGACGGGGAACCGACGTCGCCTATAAATGTTGTGTAGTACAAAGTAGAGCAAGGCTGCTGCTGTATGAATACTTGGACCTTTGTGTTAGTTAAGTGTTATGTCGTCGGTCAACTAATACCTCAAATATAGGCTAAGACACtcgaaatgttttattaatgtaataattttgatttttttaataattttgttagCTTTTAGTTTGAAGGTGTAATAAAATCggaataaatagaaaaaataaatttaacaattAGTCAGGAAATTAATGAGATCAGAAATTAATTCCAGGAAACTGAGGATACCTTCCCCAATACAACGCCATGCACACCTCCCAAAAGGGGGATCCACGATGTCTCGAAGTCGCCGGCCCCCCGGTCTAAATACACTTGCGACCTTTGATCGATAATTGGCCGCACTAAACGTCATCGCCCCCCACTCCCACCTCCAAACCCACCAACGCTTGTTTAATAAATCACCACTTATTGGTTGGCGAATGTCATTCGGTATCAGCCGCCTAATCAAACTGGGGCCTCGATTCGACGATTCGCCGGAGTCGGGGGTCGCGATAACGCTGGACTAATGGTTTGATTTTCGTGTAAATGGATAATGATTCACAGCGGTCCGCGGTTGGTCTTTAGCGACTTCGTTGATAAGCGCACGGTCTGGTTGGAGGTGTTTGATGACCGTTTCTCATTTCACAACAATCGTTTCCCACATGTGCTGGCGCGCACGTGTTCGCGTAAAACATTCGCCTTTTAGCGCAAGAAGTGGGTCTATATACAATCACAATAGACTGCGCACCAGTGTTGATTGTCATCATCGTTCCAGCCAATCAGGAGGACAAAGTCTGGCTGAGGCGAAATTTATAATTGGTAATTTTGATCGTTATCGGTTTAGAACCTTTAAAGGAACGCGATGTACGCGAAAACGAACCGGAATTTTTTTCGGCCAAAAAAATTATGAGAATGTGTTTTGTAAAAACGAAGGTTAATACATAGTCGGTATTCGATGGTATTTAGTATTTGATTCTACatcaaacaatattttaattaacaagGCCAAGCCatacaaatttgttttgtttttcagaaaGACATCACATACATCGTAGTTTTAGTAGTATAAATTTACAAACCGCGGTCTTGTTATCGCTTATAATGCTTAAAGCCTTCCAAAGAAAAATCCTGACGAAAAACAATCCCTTGCAACAAATGAAGATTCctctttaaatttaaaaaaaaaaattgggtAGCATAAATTGTGAAAGCTATTACAGCcttcatttatttaaaaacacgtTTATTTGACAAACTGAATGGTTTTATTATAGACATTTGTTGtgtaaaaattcaattatttgtttataattataTGTTATGTTATATATGgttagcgccggttagaaaatcggcccatgagcgccggggctcaccacttcgacggcgtgggtaCGAATCCCAACCGATACCGGACCCtcctctgtacgagaggactgactatccacgtacaacagagaaacaagtctcgtaagcccttaacggggcaggcatgaccaagaggtcgttacgccaagaagaagaaatatatGTTTGTAGTAGGTTTACATAAAAACTCGATTTAATCATATAAACAATTGCCAAACTGAAATTGTTTCAACAGTGTATTCTTTTTTTAGCCTATATAATGCCC from Anopheles coustani chromosome 3, idAnoCousDA_361_x.2, whole genome shotgun sequence harbors:
- the LOC131262045 gene encoding hematopoietically-expressed homeobox protein HHEX homolog, yielding MKMGSSKRKSSFRIDDILHHQRVEQNRLYQHGMRHASPNSPASPAHPGLPEPGGSSSVNIGTTNYGSLAGQTVPADLSPVGPRSHSSPSPSMAQHSPLGLTGPPPQSSTHGTPRAESPKKPTAMYPGLLDFSKNVIPIPLQFGVPTFSPLNAAYLEHYASVLHKASPRVWPFYPHPYSYLLPGCGSKRKGGQVRFTPQQTQSLEKRFSNHKYLSPEDRRNLAIQLKLSDRQVKTWFQNRRAKWRRANNGCQSSEGLGSPHSHGDPAKAPTEVGGCGTTGSGRAHKYSSDGYDDEIPEGGQFARSSNHSTRRSSVDYDCKSSDNYSEPDDGSSEEQENDVDGEPTSPINVV